One Acidobacteriota bacterium DNA segment encodes these proteins:
- the lpxA gene encoding acyl-ACP--UDP-N-acetylglucosamine O-acyltransferase, with protein MSKTFVLFTRRRKVKFHPTAVISPKAEIDEGVKIGPYSIIGDNVKIGRGTVIEANVHIVGYTEIGEDCHIYPFCSIGTPAQDLKYKGEKTYVRIGARNVFREFTTVNAGTACGRGETVIGSDNYFMAYSHIAHDCVVGNGIIFGNAGTLAGHVLVEDYAVVGAFSGVHQFCRVGKYSFIGGYSVITKDVLPFSKTVGNRAKAYGINYIGLKRRNFPPQVIEKLRKAFRLLLNSNLNTSQAIAEIERTITGCEEVSYLVKFIKTSKRGVIK; from the coding sequence ATGAGTAAGACTTTTGTTCTTTTCACAAGGAGGAGGAAGGTGAAGTTTCATCCTACAGCTGTCATAAGTCCTAAGGCAGAGATTGATGAGGGGGTGAAGATAGGTCCCTACTCGATAATTGGTGATAATGTAAAGATAGGAAGGGGGACGGTCATTGAGGCCAATGTCCACATAGTGGGTTATACCGAGATAGGGGAGGATTGTCATATCTACCCTTTTTGTTCTATAGGAACCCCAGCTCAAGATCTGAAGTATAAGGGGGAGAAGACCTATGTCCGGATCGGGGCAAGGAATGTCTTTCGTGAGTTCACCACAGTGAATGCGGGGACCGCCTGTGGTAGGGGGGAGACGGTTATTGGCAGTGATAACTACTTTATGGCTTATTCCCATATTGCCCATGACTGTGTAGTGGGTAATGGAATTATATTCGGGAATGCTGGGACATTGGCGGGCCATGTGTTAGTGGAGGATTATGCGGTAGTAGGGGCTTTTTCTGGCGTTCATCAATTCTGCCGGGTAGGTAAGTATAGTTTTATTGGGGGGTATTCTGTTATTACCAAAGATGTGCTTCCCTTTTCCAAGACGGTGGGAAACCGAGCAAAGGCTTATGGGATAAACTATATTGGTCTTAAAAGAAGGAATTTCCCTCCTCAGGTGATCGAAAAATTGAGGAAGGCATTTCGTCTCCTTCTTAACTCAAATTTGAATACCTCCCAGGCGATAGCGGAAATAGAGAGGACGATAACCGGTTGCGAGGAGGTCTCGTACCTCGTTAAGTTTATAAAGACTTCCAAACGAGGGGTTATCAAATAA
- the fabZ gene encoding 3-hydroxyacyl-ACP dehydratase FabZ encodes MEESKRREEPILDVREVMNILPHRYPFLLVDRILELEENKRIVGIKNVTVNEAFFTGHFPGRPVMPGVLIVEAMAQVGGVLLLRSIPNLSNKIVYFMGIDKAKFRKPVVPGDQLRFEVEVLRLRERTCKMQGKAYVGDKLVAEAIILTALTDE; translated from the coding sequence ATGGAGGAGAGCAAACGGAGAGAGGAGCCTATCCTCGATGTCCGGGAGGTGATGAATATCCTTCCCCATCGGTATCCCTTTCTGCTTGTCGATAGGATTCTCGAACTCGAGGAGAACAAGCGGATAGTGGGGATAAAAAATGTAACCGTGAACGAAGCCTTCTTCACTGGCCATTTTCCAGGGAGGCCCGTTATGCCAGGGGTGCTTATCGTCGAGGCGATGGCTCAGGTGGGAGGGGTGCTCCTGCTCCGGTCGATCCCCAATCTCAGCAATAAGATCGTTTACTTTATGGGGATCGATAAGGCGAAATTCCGTAAGCCGGTGGTGCCGGGGGACCAGCTCCGGTTTGAAGTTGAGGTATTACGCCTTCGGGAGCGGACCTGCAAGATGCAGGGGAAGGCGTATGTTGGGGATAAGTTGGTAGCGGAAGCGATTATCCTCACCGCTCTTACTGATGAGTAA
- the recO gene encoding DNA repair protein RecO, with amino-acid sequence MVVGEGSICYKMFSKGIGVMVEESEAIVLRYYHLGERDKIVLFFTRDFGKIKGVVRDAFLINSRYGSSLEPFSYIRLRFSERRELARVEEVKLIKPSLKLEHNPLLLWLFSYIAELTDLFTVEHDENEPLFRLLLAILQGVEGGIPPLVVARYFEFWLLKLTGFMPEIRRRCARCNLLLFDEKREAYFGREGLICKNCLSGEELSLPRLSRDGFLLLRLFFTKALSEFKELNIPGEKIAELRRITIYLIRMNLGKEPKSLLFLSELASPTLSGGGNR; translated from the coding sequence ATGGTTGTAGGAGAAGGGAGCATATGTTATAAGATGTTTTCTAAAGGGATAGGGGTGATGGTCGAGGAAAGCGAGGCTATCGTTCTTCGTTATTACCACTTGGGAGAGAGGGATAAGATCGTCCTCTTCTTCACCCGGGATTTCGGGAAGATAAAAGGGGTGGTAAGGGACGCCTTCCTGATAAACTCGAGATATGGCTCGAGCCTTGAGCCCTTCTCCTATATTAGGCTTCGCTTTTCCGAACGGAGGGAGCTCGCCAGGGTGGAAGAGGTAAAACTGATCAAGCCGAGCCTGAAGCTGGAGCATAACCCTCTTCTTTTATGGCTTTTTTCCTACATTGCGGAGCTCACCGACCTCTTCACTGTGGAGCATGATGAGAACGAACCTCTCTTCCGGCTACTTCTTGCCATCCTTCAGGGGGTGGAGGGGGGGATACCCCCCCTCGTGGTGGCTCGCTATTTTGAGTTCTGGCTCCTTAAATTAACTGGGTTTATGCCTGAGATAAGGAGGAGATGTGCCAGATGTAACCTTCTCCTTTTCGATGAAAAAAGGGAGGCGTACTTTGGAAGGGAGGGATTGATCTGTAAAAATTGCCTTTCCGGGGAGGAACTGAGCCTTCCCCGGCTTTCTCGTGATGGTTTTCTTCTTCTTAGGCTCTTTTTTACCAAGGCCTTATCAGAATTTAAAGAGCTTAATATACCCGGAGAAAAGATAGCGGAGCTCCGGAGGATAACCATCTATCTCATACGGATGAACCTGGGGAAAGAGCCAAAATCGCTTTTATTCCTCTCTGAGCTCGCTTCCCCGACATTATCAGGTGGAGGGAATCGATAA
- the lpxI gene encoding UDP-2,3-diacylglucosamine diphosphatase LpxI (LpxI, functionally equivalent to LpxH, replaces it in LPS biosynthesis in a minority of bacteria.) — translation MERLGIIAGGGKLPLVVAKEAVKRGRELFTALITKDEREELVALSRSVIEVGVGELSKVISFFKKERVKEAVIVGRVAHEEVFNTASFDPKLSSFIETLEDRRADTLLKGILDLIEQKGIRIVEYLPFVRSYLAPRGVLTKRFPTPREMADVELGFKLAKEIARLDVGQTVMVKKGVVVAIEALEGTDQMIIRGGKLAGASGVVVKVSKPEQDFRFDIPVVGEDTIETLIKVKASVLAVEAGGTIILDQEKVVSLADEVELSIISLGEV, via the coding sequence ATGGAAAGGTTGGGCATTATTGCTGGGGGAGGGAAGCTACCCCTTGTAGTAGCCAAGGAGGCGGTGAAAAGGGGGCGAGAACTTTTCACCGCTTTAATCACCAAAGACGAGAGGGAGGAACTTGTCGCTCTTTCTCGATCTGTCATCGAGGTAGGGGTGGGGGAGTTAAGTAAGGTTATCTCCTTTTTTAAAAAGGAAAGGGTGAAAGAGGCGGTAATAGTGGGCAGGGTTGCCCACGAGGAGGTGTTCAACACCGCCTCGTTCGATCCTAAACTTTCCTCTTTTATTGAGACCCTTGAGGATCGGAGGGCAGACACCCTTTTGAAAGGTATTCTTGATCTCATCGAACAAAAAGGGATAAGGATTGTTGAGTATCTCCCCTTCGTTCGTTCTTATCTCGCCCCGCGGGGAGTACTTACTAAAAGGTTCCCTACCCCGAGGGAGATGGCGGATGTGGAACTCGGGTTCAAATTGGCTAAGGAGATCGCTCGCCTTGATGTAGGTCAAACGGTGATGGTGAAAAAGGGAGTGGTGGTGGCGATTGAAGCACTTGAGGGTACGGATCAGATGATTATCCGAGGAGGTAAGCTCGCGGGAGCCTCCGGAGTGGTAGTCAAAGTGAGCAAGCCAGAGCAGGACTTCAGGTTTGATATACCTGTAGTGGGGGAGGATACGATAGAAACCCTGATAAAGGTAAAGGCCTCTGTCTTGGCAGTTGAAGCGGGAGGTACAATAATACTCGATCAGGAAAAGGTGGTTTCTTTGGCAGACGAGGTAGAGCTTTCCATTATTTCTCTTGGTGAGGTATAG
- a CDS encoding beta-lactamase family protein, which produces MSSPLKALDIPSFLKEAVSSGEFPGGVVLIADGPASYRMWAYGERVSSPRSLPVVEDTIFDLASLTKPLITSLLFVLLMRRGFFSLDETISRFLPQFGGGEKGKITLQQLLTHTGGFAPWLPLYLLAPSREEAVSVIRSHPLSSPPGEKVIYSCLGYILLGFIIEKASGSSLSQLASELIFHPLSLKRTFFPPPRVIREEIAATEIGRTYEREKSSKFLSDDSVFPFPNELVWGEVHDGNARFLGGVAGNAGLFSTAYEVFLIAREFLGWGKLLSPWERDLFFTDLTPELNEARSLGFRLTRGEDDLPFSILSPLSAYHTGFTGTSLFIDQSNRFIVVFLTNRIHPRVPERSFEQMRRKLLRLARDYLAH; this is translated from the coding sequence ATGTCTTCCCCCCTTAAGGCTTTGGATATACCTTCCTTTCTTAAAGAGGCTGTCTCTTCCGGTGAGTTTCCTGGCGGGGTGGTTCTCATAGCCGATGGTCCTGCAAGCTACCGGATGTGGGCGTATGGAGAGAGGGTCTCCTCTCCTCGTAGTCTACCTGTGGTGGAAGATACCATCTTTGATCTCGCCTCGCTCACCAAGCCGTTGATCACCTCGTTGTTATTCGTTCTCCTTATGAGGAGGGGTTTTTTCTCCCTTGATGAGACCATTTCCCGTTTTTTGCCTCAATTTGGAGGGGGGGAGAAGGGGAAGATTACCTTACAGCAACTGCTCACTCATACTGGAGGCTTCGCCCCTTGGCTTCCCTTGTACTTGCTTGCCCCTAGCCGAGAGGAGGCGGTTTCTGTAATAAGGAGCCATCCCCTTTCCTCGCCTCCGGGAGAAAAGGTGATATATTCCTGCCTCGGCTACATCCTCTTGGGATTTATAATCGAAAAGGCGAGTGGTTCTTCCCTTTCCCAGCTTGCCTCAGAACTTATATTCCACCCCCTTTCCTTAAAACGCACCTTCTTTCCCCCCCCTCGAGTGATAAGGGAGGAGATAGCAGCAACCGAGATTGGCAGAACCTACGAGCGGGAGAAATCGAGCAAGTTCTTAAGCGACGATAGCGTTTTTCCCTTTCCCAACGAGCTTGTTTGGGGTGAGGTGCACGACGGAAATGCCCGTTTCCTCGGCGGGGTAGCAGGAAACGCCGGTCTCTTTTCCACTGCCTATGAGGTCTTTTTGATAGCGAGGGAATTCCTTGGTTGGGGGAAGCTTCTTTCCCCTTGGGAGCGAGATCTATTCTTCACCGATCTTACCCCGGAGTTGAACGAGGCGCGCTCCCTTGGTTTTCGATTGACGAGGGGAGAGGATGATCTTCCTTTCTCCATCCTCAGCCCTCTTTCCGCCTATCACACGGGGTTTACCGGAACATCTCTGTTCATCGACCAGAGCAATCGCTTTATAGTAGTATTCCTCACCAACCGGATCCATCCCAGGGTTCCTGAGAGATCGTTTGAGCAGATGAGGAGGAAGTTACTCAGGCTTGCCCGAGATTATCTTGCTCACTAA
- a CDS encoding radical SAM protein: protein MEISLSELKKKAEEAWELLSSCCLCPRKCRVNRLKGEKGSCGLSAGTYISSFGPHFGEEPPLVGRHGSGTIFFTGCNLHCIYCQNYDISQLRVGYEITPERLAEVMLSLARRGCHNINLVTPTHQVPQILKSLVIAVEEGLKVPIVYNCGGYESLSLIKLLSGVVDIYMPDIKYADPKVAEELSNAPEYPKVVREVVKEMHKQVGDLVIDDEGIARRGLLIRHLVLPNRLAGTEEIVRFIAREISKDSYVNIMDQYHPCYLAGSDKRIARRITRDEYREAVEWARKEGLHRGFPS from the coding sequence ATGGAAATTTCCCTTTCCGAACTTAAAAAGAAAGCGGAGGAGGCGTGGGAACTTCTCTCCTCTTGTTGTCTTTGTCCTCGTAAGTGCAGGGTGAATCGGCTGAAAGGGGAGAAGGGATCTTGTGGTCTTTCTGCTGGCACCTATATCTCGAGCTTTGGTCCTCACTTCGGAGAGGAACCACCCTTGGTAGGAAGGCACGGTTCGGGGACGATATTCTTCACCGGCTGTAATCTCCACTGTATTTATTGCCAGAATTATGACATAAGCCAGCTCCGGGTAGGATACGAGATAACCCCGGAGAGGCTTGCTGAGGTAATGCTCTCCCTCGCGAGGAGGGGATGCCACAATATAAATCTGGTCACTCCCACTCATCAGGTCCCTCAGATCCTGAAGTCGTTGGTGATAGCGGTAGAAGAGGGACTTAAGGTCCCCATCGTCTATAACTGTGGAGGCTATGAATCCCTTTCCCTGATCAAGCTCCTTTCCGGGGTGGTGGATATCTATATGCCCGATATCAAATACGCCGATCCCAAGGTGGCAGAAGAGCTTTCCAATGCCCCTGAATACCCTAAGGTGGTGAGAGAGGTGGTCAAGGAGATGCATAAACAGGTGGGAGATCTCGTAATTGATGATGAGGGGATCGCAAGAAGGGGCCTTCTCATCCGACACCTGGTGCTTCCCAACCGACTTGCTGGTACCGAGGAGATCGTTCGTTTCATCGCAAGGGAGATATCGAAGGACAGCTATGTGAACATAATGGATCAGTACCACCCTTGCTACCTTGCGGGAAGCGATAAAAGGATTGCCCGGAGGATAACCCGGGATGAATATAGGGAGGCGGTAGAGTGGGCGAGAAAGGAGGGGCTTCACCGTGGTTTTCCCAGCTGA
- the ligA gene encoding NAD-dependent DNA ligase LigA, with product MVPDEIRKRVEELRKEIHYHNYRYYVLNQPVISDAEYDRLLRELEELERKYPELYDPNSPTQRVGAEPVEKFGTVPHTIPMLSLSNAFTEEEVVEFDQRIKRMLGTSEDIEYVAEPKLDGLAIEVIYEKGRLVVGSTRGDGFVGEDVTQNIKTIKSIPLILMEDEEPIPERIAVRGEVIMHLDDFRELNRRREEEGEAPFANPRNAAAGSLRQLDPRITASRPLDAFFYAVGEVVGREFKSQWELLTTLPKWGLKTQPYSRLCKNINEAIEFHRKMEEEREKLTYDIDGVVIKVNDFGLQERLGTISRSPRWAVAYKFAPRQMTTKVIDIVANVGRTGAITPVAILEPVPISGVTVSRATLHNEDEIKRKDVRIGDTVVVQRAGDVIPEVVMVVKEKRTGREREFKFPERCPVCGGKVVRLPDEAIHRCINISCPAKLKGGIEHFASKLAMDIDGLGEKLVEQLVDKGLVKSVADLYYLRKDEVSALERMGDKSAENLINAIEASKDRSLDRVIYALGIRHVGEHLARVLAKRFKSIDRLREASYEELLEIPEIGPKVAESIVDFFSERRNIEVIERLRKAGVRMEEERKEEVAVESPLSGKTVVFTGALKHFTRDEAERKVEELGGRASSSVSRKTDFVVVGENPGSKYDKAKKLGVKTISEEEFLELIGEKP from the coding sequence ATGGTGCCGGATGAGATTAGAAAAAGGGTGGAGGAACTTCGTAAGGAGATACATTACCATAATTACCGCTACTATGTTCTCAACCAACCGGTAATATCGGATGCGGAGTATGACAGGCTTCTTCGCGAGTTAGAGGAGCTTGAGAGGAAGTACCCCGAGCTTTATGATCCGAATTCTCCCACTCAGCGGGTAGGAGCGGAGCCAGTGGAGAAGTTCGGTACCGTCCCCCACACCATCCCTATGCTCAGTCTTTCTAACGCCTTCACCGAAGAGGAGGTTGTCGAATTCGATCAAAGGATAAAGAGGATGCTCGGGACGAGCGAGGATATAGAGTATGTTGCCGAGCCGAAGCTCGATGGCTTGGCTATCGAGGTGATCTACGAGAAAGGAAGACTCGTCGTCGGTTCCACTCGGGGTGATGGTTTCGTGGGAGAGGATGTTACCCAGAATATAAAAACGATAAAATCGATACCATTGATCCTTATGGAAGATGAAGAGCCGATCCCGGAGAGGATCGCTGTCCGCGGTGAGGTGATTATGCATCTCGACGATTTCCGGGAGCTGAACAGAAGGAGGGAGGAGGAAGGGGAGGCGCCATTCGCCAACCCCCGGAACGCTGCCGCAGGTTCCCTTCGTCAGCTCGATCCCAGGATCACTGCTTCTCGTCCTCTCGATGCCTTCTTTTACGCAGTGGGCGAGGTGGTAGGGAGAGAATTTAAAAGCCAGTGGGAGCTACTCACCACTCTCCCCAAGTGGGGGCTAAAGACCCAGCCCTATTCGCGACTGTGCAAGAACATCAACGAGGCTATAGAGTTCCACAGGAAGATGGAGGAAGAGAGGGAGAAGCTAACCTATGACATCGATGGGGTGGTGATAAAGGTAAACGACTTTGGGCTTCAGGAACGACTGGGCACTATCTCCCGTAGCCCGAGATGGGCGGTCGCCTATAAGTTTGCTCCTCGTCAGATGACGACCAAGGTGATAGATATCGTTGCCAATGTGGGGAGGACGGGTGCGATAACCCCGGTGGCGATTTTGGAACCGGTTCCCATCTCCGGGGTGACGGTGAGCCGTGCCACCTTGCACAACGAGGATGAGATAAAGAGAAAGGATGTTCGCATCGGGGATACGGTAGTGGTCCAGCGGGCAGGGGATGTTATACCTGAGGTGGTAATGGTGGTAAAGGAGAAGAGGACGGGTAGGGAGCGGGAGTTTAAGTTTCCTGAGCGTTGCCCGGTATGCGGTGGCAAAGTGGTTCGCCTCCCCGATGAGGCGATACATCGCTGTATCAATATCTCCTGTCCCGCCAAGCTCAAAGGTGGTATTGAGCATTTTGCCTCCAAGCTGGCTATGGATATCGACGGATTGGGAGAGAAGTTGGTGGAGCAATTGGTGGATAAGGGGTTGGTGAAGAGCGTTGCCGATCTTTACTATCTTAGGAAAGACGAGGTCTCCGCTCTCGAGAGAATGGGGGACAAGTCAGCGGAGAACCTGATAAATGCGATAGAGGCGAGCAAGGATAGGAGCCTCGACCGGGTTATCTACGCCCTCGGTATCCGCCATGTGGGGGAGCATTTAGCCCGGGTTCTTGCCAAGAGGTTCAAGAGCATAGATCGGTTGAGGGAGGCAAGTTATGAGGAGCTCCTTGAGATACCCGAGATCGGTCCCAAGGTTGCGGAGAGCATCGTCGATTTCTTCTCCGAGAGGAGGAATATCGAGGTTATCGAGCGGTTGAGAAAGGCGGGGGTGAGGATGGAGGAAGAGAGAAAGGAGGAGGTGGCGGTAGAAAGCCCCCTTTCCGGGAAGACGGTTGTCTTCACCGGGGCGTTGAAGCATTTCACCCGGGATGAGGCGGAACGGAAGGTGGAGGAACTCGGCGGCAGAGCCTCCTCCTCCGTTAGCAGGAAGACCGACTTTGTGGTGGTTGGGGAAAACCCGGGTTCGAAATACGATAAGGCGAAAAAACTTGGCGTAAAAACCATCTCCGAAGAGGAATTCCTCGAGCTAATTGGAGAAAAGCCTTGA
- a CDS encoding Gfo/Idh/MocA family oxidoreductase translates to MAKLKIGVVGVGNFGEHHVRVLKEISGVKLVGVVDKDPNRAEYIGKKYRVPFYTHCADLFNKKIDAVTIAVPTEDHYSVARQFIERGIDVLLEKPMTRNLEEADELIELADRNGVVLQVGYVERYNPAVEAAMKFIRSPLVIEAERIGRFVPRSLDIDVVLDLMIHDIDIALMMARSPVVSVNARGASVITGRVDVANARVTFESGCIGEFMASRVSTSKLRKVRIFERDAVITLDYIAQEVEVEMISRPKGNGSPKRVKKRLKVKREEPLKKELASFVEVVKKKDLPEVTGKDARDSLAVAFRIVEGLSIL, encoded by the coding sequence TTGGCAAAGCTGAAGATAGGAGTTGTTGGAGTTGGTAATTTTGGTGAGCACCATGTCCGGGTGCTGAAGGAGATCTCTGGGGTAAAATTGGTTGGGGTGGTGGATAAGGATCCGAACAGGGCAGAGTACATAGGAAAGAAATACCGGGTTCCCTTCTACACCCATTGTGCCGATCTTTTTAATAAGAAGATAGACGCAGTCACTATAGCCGTACCCACCGAAGATCACTACTCGGTTGCCAGGCAGTTCATCGAGCGGGGAATAGATGTCCTTCTTGAGAAGCCAATGACGAGGAATCTGGAGGAGGCGGATGAGTTGATAGAGCTTGCGGATAGAAATGGAGTGGTTCTCCAAGTCGGTTATGTTGAGCGGTATAATCCAGCGGTCGAAGCAGCAATGAAGTTTATCCGCTCTCCATTGGTTATCGAGGCGGAGCGGATAGGGCGTTTCGTCCCGAGAAGTCTTGATATCGATGTTGTTCTCGATCTGATGATCCACGATATCGATATAGCCTTGATGATGGCGAGATCCCCGGTTGTCTCGGTAAATGCTCGGGGGGCTTCAGTGATAACCGGGAGGGTGGATGTGGCGAATGCTCGGGTTACCTTTGAGTCTGGCTGTATTGGTGAATTTATGGCGAGTAGGGTGAGCACCTCCAAACTGAGGAAGGTGAGGATATTCGAGCGGGATGCGGTTATCACCCTTGATTACATCGCCCAAGAGGTAGAGGTGGAGATGATCAGCCGTCCCAAAGGAAATGGAAGCCCTAAGCGAGTTAAGAAACGGCTGAAGGTAAAGCGAGAGGAACCACTGAAGAAGGAACTTGCTTCCTTCGTCGAGGTAGTTAAGAAAAAAGACCTCCCTGAGGTTACTGGTAAGGATGCAAGGGATTCCCTTGCAGTTGCTTTCAGGATAGTTGAGGGGCTCAGTATCCTTTGA
- a CDS encoding Mut7-C RNAse domain-containing protein, with translation MVFPAEGVEPRFILDCMLGKLAKWLRILGYDTLYFSKISDVDLLRMAEKEGRVLLTRDTRIGERRNSATIVLVHSGEPEEQLKEIVSRFKLNLSPERVFSRCLVCNTPITLVEKKEVAGRVPPYVYRTQQRFAYCPTCDRIYWRGTHIKRVFERLRLLMGKEV, from the coding sequence GTGGTTTTCCCAGCTGAGGGAGTAGAGCCAAGATTCATTCTCGATTGTATGTTGGGGAAACTTGCCAAGTGGCTTCGCATTCTGGGTTATGATACCCTCTATTTCTCCAAGATATCGGATGTCGATCTCCTCAGGATGGCGGAGAAGGAGGGAAGGGTCCTCCTCACCCGAGACACGAGGATAGGGGAACGGAGGAATTCAGCTACCATCGTTCTCGTCCACTCAGGGGAGCCTGAGGAGCAACTTAAGGAGATCGTCTCCCGGTTTAAGCTCAACCTTTCGCCGGAGCGGGTCTTCTCTCGCTGTCTCGTCTGCAACACCCCGATCACTTTGGTGGAGAAGAAGGAGGTAGCGGGAAGGGTTCCCCCCTATGTGTACCGGACACAACAGAGGTTTGCCTATTGTCCTACCTGCGACCGGATATATTGGCGAGGGACCCATATTAAGCGGGTTTTCGAGCGACTTCGCTTACTTATGGGAAAAGAGGTATAA